The proteins below come from a single Candidatus Hydrogenedentota bacterium genomic window:
- a CDS encoding DUF1559 domain-containing protein, translated as MRRRGFTLIELLVVIAIIGILAAILLPALARAREAARRASCANNLKQLGLVFKMYSGESKGEKYPTIAQFRNDMRDLNGGRVECEAGMNAGLPWTQWTLTPGQKPASYFFAYVPQIYPEYLTDPNVLVCPSESDPGIMQDSASGESILHVACREYEIGQGASDDSYYYLGFLLDKADHGDIDPALLDDDVPAGVYPLVSFQLAGVLGLATDTFDACDNDIDLEGAVPDGNGNGAGNTVYRLREGIERFLISDINNAAASTKAQSEIPISADLCATSVEAFNHVPGGSNVLFMDGHVQFFKYPGPHLVSPAVASAVGALA; from the coding sequence GATTCACGTTAATCGAGCTTCTTGTCGTTATAGCGATTATTGGCATCCTTGCGGCCATTTTGTTGCCAGCGTTGGCTCGCGCCCGTGAAGCGGCACGCCGCGCAAGTTGCGCAAACAATCTGAAGCAGTTGGGCCTTGTCTTCAAGATGTATTCGGGCGAGAGCAAGGGCGAGAAGTATCCCACCATTGCCCAGTTCCGGAATGACATGCGAGACCTTAACGGTGGCCGCGTGGAATGCGAAGCGGGAATGAATGCTGGTTTGCCCTGGACGCAATGGACTTTGACCCCTGGTCAGAAACCTGCGTCGTATTTCTTCGCGTACGTGCCGCAGATTTATCCTGAATACCTGACCGATCCCAATGTATTGGTGTGTCCCTCGGAGTCGGACCCTGGCATCATGCAAGATTCGGCCAGTGGCGAGTCTATCCTTCATGTAGCTTGTAGGGAGTACGAAATCGGGCAAGGTGCTTCGGATGATTCGTATTACTATCTCGGATTCCTGTTGGATAAGGCGGACCATGGAGACATCGACCCTGCTCTCTTGGACGACGATGTTCCCGCTGGTGTCTATCCGCTGGTTAGTTTTCAATTGGCGGGAGTGTTGGGGCTGGCCACCGACACATTTGACGCTTGTGACAACGACATCGACCTGGAGGGAGCGGTACCGGATGGTAATGGTAATGGTGCCGGAAACACGGTTTATCGCCTTAGAGAAGGCATTGAACGTTTCCTGATTTCGGACATCAACAATGCCGCTGCAAGCACTAAGGCGCAGAGCGAAATTCCTATTTCGGCTGACTTATGCGCAACTAGTGTGGAGGCATTCAACCACGTTCCAGGTGGTAGCAACGTGTTGTTCATGGACGGTCATGTCCAGTT